TGACCATCCCAGGCGGAACCGGTTCTCCTCCAAAAACCATCTGATCGGCATGATTCAGCACCAAGAGAAAGAGAAAATGATCAAGGCAGCCACCAAGATGGTGTTCTGTGGGTGTTTACCTAGTTTTGTCGGataataagttttaaaaacttgttaaaatcagcaaaaaaagcaGTGTCATGATGACACggtaaatttaacaattttgacaaaaaaaaacagcaaacgtCCTCCTACACACCTCCTCACCTAAACCACCTTGAGACATGGGCACATTTTTGCGCAacgcaaaacacacacacacacacacataaacacACGTCTTTGCCATTTATCGTGGCGTTTGTTGTGTTCTTTTTATTCGCGTCTGCTGCCACCATCAGCCAATTGAACCGGCTTGAACAGCGGCGGAGGCGACGATTGACGAGTTTGTCTTCTGGCTAAGTTTAGACCTTTAATTGGGCGCCGCGACGCTACCACCACTACTATCAGTTAGCTTGAATTAGAGTGTTCACGCTCCATGGATGAATGAACTCTGAGGGAGCGGATCGTAACTTAGGGTTAgaatgtttgatgtttgattgTTAACATATTCcaaatgtttttcttatcattttatgtaatttgattaatagtaaaatatttaaaattgattgtaaATATTTAGAACTATTACTCAAACATAATCGAACCCTAAGACTGTCTGCAGcgcgaagttttataattgtttcaaattgcgagcagttttaaatttttagaactggcggaaatgaaactagaacacggtgctcgcaacgcgctgatctaaatgttgtttcaaaaaaatgcttttaattgtgtgcgtatgattatcaacacagcatcatagtgtgtgtgtaagaatacgtggatatctctatatatctgattttttttgaaactgagttctattccagttccaaatcgtctcacgtttgaaacaaactcgtcgagcagttttattccggtttcaaaatactgctcgaaaaataaaactgcaacttcgcgttgcgggtggtctgtttcagttctatttgaaaaatgaaacagctagaacaaagtagagccgcgctgcagacagtctaagactggttgcaacgcggctctgctttgttctagctgtttcatttttcaaatagaactgaaacagaccacccgcaacgcggagttgcagttttatttttcaagcagTATTTTGGAACCGgaataaaactgctcgacgagtttgtttcaaccgtgagacgatttggaactggaatagaactcagtttcaaaaaatcagatatataaagatatccacgtattcttacacacacactatgatgctgtgttgataatcatacgcacacaattaaaagcatttttttgaaacaacatttagatcagcgcgttgcgagcaccgtgttctagtttcatttccgccagttctaaaaatttaaaactgctcgcaatttgaaacaattataaaacttcgcgCTGCAGACAGTCTAAGACTGAttgcaacgcggctctactttgttctagctgtttcatttttcaaatagaactgaaacagaccacccgcaacgcggagttgcagttttatttttcgagcagtattttgaaaccgaaataaaactgctcgacgagtttgtttcaaacgtgagacgatttggaactggaatagaactcagtttcaaaaaaaaatcagatatatagagatatccacgttttcttacacacacactatgatgctgtgttgaaaatcatacgcacacaattaaaagcattttttgaaacaacatttagatcagcgcgttgcgagcatcgtgttctagtttcatttccgccagttctaaaaatttaaaactgctcgcaatttgaaacaattataaaacttcgcgCTGCAGACAGTCTAAGACTGAttgcaacgcggctctactttgttctagctgtttcatttttcaaatagaactgaaacagaccacccgcaacgcggagttgcagttttatttttcgagcagtattttggaaccggaataaaactgctcgacgagtttgtttcaaccgtgagacgatttggaactggaatagaactcagtttcaaaaaatcagatatatacagatatccacgtattcttacacacacactatgatgctgtgttgataatcatacgcacacaattaaaatcatttttttgaaacaacatttagatcagcgcgttgcgagcaccgtgttctagtttcatttccggcagttctaaaaatataaaactgctcgcaatttgaaacaattataaaacttcgcgCTGCTGCAGACAgagttatttattttcaattcttttctaGGACAGGTCTACTACGCAAAGTTGAGCATTAATAAGATTCGTTGAAATTAAAGAACGCTAAATTTGTTAAAGAAAGAAATCTCAAATCTAGATTAATTTtctaaaggtcctatctgcataggaaacccatgactcataggttgttttgaaaatttactctagaaatcaaaattaccaatcgacgcacgaaaactgtcaaacggagaaatcaatagagttatctacgtgcgcatgtattgcgtgtacgtacacgaaaaagattgaggttaaattttgtacccgctagcaaaacaaatggggtgctagtgtgcgtgaactcgggcttagataactctatagagtaATCTACCTGCGTATGTATTGCGAGTAAGTACaagaaaataaagtgaggttaaattttttaagccaGCACaaccaaatggtgcgctagtgttcGTATGCGGAACGTCATTAAACTCTATTGAgagtattattttttgaaatttatgtcccTTGACACTGCCCAAAGTcgcggagggggggggggggcaaaacaaattaaaatggaaattacaagccatggcattagaattaaaatgaaaaaagggttttaaaatgcattttactccTGCTAAGTTGTTGTGCAATCGttagtattgaaaatatttaagcattgacaaatttttttttttcgccgaaaaaaaaactttttgcagtacttttcaataaaaactctacaaaaaatcaaaatattgttaatcgatcccagacatgctaaatatgatttaaaacgcaagaaaatgtatttcaaattgtcttcagttgataaaacttctgattctaaattttgaagttttttgaaaaaaaaaaattgccccctgatttttcggaccgattttgaagggggagacataaactttgaaaagtatttgcaacggcctaagcacAAGTTTTGCATGGAAATTTGATACTTTAATTCGCTCAGCCGACTACTAGGGATGAATTTGAactaattttctgatcaatatgGCATCTTTGAgaccatttttcgatatccgaaaaaacgtattttcatcaTTACATAATTCAATGCGAAAATAGTTATAAACCtctgttactcaactgtaaaaaatcggcatgtcattttaagggaaatttaaattcatttttgaatctgcaataacccacaaagatatttttttatttagaacaaaacaaaaaaatcgtttttttgtatCGTTGAAGGTAGATTTTTGACAGTatgacaatgttctacaaagttgaagcAAAGACagttacacaaattttgatatatatatatatatatatatatatatatatatatatatatatatatatatatatatatatatatatatatatatatatatatatatatatatatatatatatatatctggagcaacacgagaaaagggcggataagcattttgacagctggaacaattttgcaaattccaagccaacaaataactttttcacaaaactcagaATGTAAATCAGTAGCTGGCCTTTCCAGCTACCTTTTAACactgcgggttttgttaaatagttacctgttggctcggaatttgctAAATTGTCctggctgtcaaaatgcttatgcgcccttttcaaatgttgctccagatatatatatatatatatataagtatggggtttgcttgtaaccatcacgtgttatcgcgattttacgaaaacaagtttTGGAAATGTCGATGTCGATCATAGTCGTTCAAAGTCACCCACGACAAATAACGAAAGactaaacaaagagaaacgcaaaaagtactCTATTTCCTTTCATTGGCCCCAAACCACCAGCCTTAggttaaaaaccaaaaatttcctGAAAATTTGCCAGAGCTTTGATGTTTCAAATTTATGACGTTTGAGAatatatgttttaaataaacttatggAACCTTTTGGAAATTCGCACAATTCAATCAACTCCATGCATTCACCAGTTTAATTATAGCTTACCTAtttttcatagattttgaaatgtttatcaTGACTATagctttttcataaatttcttcAACTCAGTGGTGAATTTGTTACATGATGTATTGAAATGACGTAGACGTATTTCTAGCTGACgaagttaatgaaaaaaaactcccCTAGCTAATCACGTGTATCAGCAAAGCTGTGCTAATTTGTAGTGAAACCAGTCTAAAGATAAATCAACCATTCATTCAAGTAGCCTGCGCGTGTGATATTACGACTAAAATAATCTTCTATGGCTCATTCAATGAATCGAGTGCGCTGTACTATGTATCGCAAACAGTAGCTCACGATGCTTATCCACTAAATTGATTTTGACTAATTGAAATAGACTAAATGGTATTGCATTTATTGCTCAACATTTCCAGCCCGATGCCCGGCCTAATCGATCCCTCCAAAAAGCCGCCATCCAGCTCGGAACCACTTAGGAAAAATGGCGCCAACGGACAAAGTAACCCGGCGTTCGAGATGAACGACTCCGAAGTAGGTGTCACCACCGGAAAAGATGGCAAAGATTCCCACGgaggtgatggtggtggtggtggccacGGTATCGATTCCGATCATCCCACGTCCTACCTGGAGACAACGATGCACATCTTCAAGGGTAACGTCGGGCCCGGGCTGTACGCCATGGGACAGGCCTTCTTCAACGGTGGCATCGTGGCGGCACCTATTCTGACGGTCCTACTCGGAATCACCTGCATTCACAGCCAACATTTACTGGTGAGTGTGTCTAGCACAGACAAATAGACAAAAAAGTTGGAGTTTACATTGTATCAATCCCGATCCGGCTATAAATAACATTACCTCTCGTTCTGACTTTTAGCTTAACTGCGCGGCGAAGGTAAAGGCCAAGCTGCCGAACGCCAAACAGCTACCGGACTTTGCGGAAACGGTAGAGCTGTGCTTCGAGCATGGACCCCAGAGGACGCGCCGGTTGGCCAAGTACATGAAGATGGCCGTTAACGTGTTCATCTGCATCACCCAGCTGGGCTTTTGTACCGTTTACTTCGGGTTCATCAGTAACAATTTGAAGCAGGTAAGCAAGTTAGGACTACTGCGATTCTTGATTTCggaatttatttattcaattacgaaatcacgaaaaaatcaaGGGATGATAGAGAgtgaggaatcacaaatccgcataactaatttcaagatttttcggGTGAACACCAAAACTGCTATCATAAATTAATGTAGACGAATAAAACTCTTaactgttttatttaaatgtttgtttacaggacgccaaaatattcattatttttctgtcgtaaaaaaatgttgcagccaaattgtttgaatcaaaaccatttttttttttttgttgtttcaaattgcaatttcgatcaattcctatttccacaaaaaagcatgaaaaccatcaattttgtcaaaacgtaatagaaaatagcaataatttcatcatagagaGCAATTTGAAAGTAATTAAGGTGTTTAtgctattaaaaattgagaaaaagaaattacgcctttttgaagagcgtgcctacattttcgccccaccgtattcgccacccactcaaccaaaacaacggattagcccgtcaggttacgccacaaagcagaagtaaacaacagattcgcccttttgttttttgttcatttttcgggtttttaaagaaaaaagtggtgaaacaactattttatcattgtgaaacattaaaggtttcgcccttttgaaaagttgttactgaattctcatcacttttgccgttttccgctattaaatcaacattttcagatgtatcaacaatggagagttgcttgctcacttttatttgagctatttattactttggaacagtcaaaaacactttatgaaagctgtaatttgtgatcaaagtgctgataggccgataatagaaataggctgaaaaagggtataattCCCCTATTTGCCAATTATGTGAGCACCTATGTCCAAAACCaagattgtttatgttttgctctttggtctgacagtcttgatCTGACAGTTTTGGAAATAAATCGCTCAAATATTACTCCAAAAATGCTCTAAAGAtatatgggatttttttaatccaagatgagggccaagatggcggcgaaagactattgaaaatatattttttttataatgaaatTCTGCAAATTTGACTCGAATTTGGCTTTAAGAAGACATtaaagaactaaaaaaaaaaaatctagcaagATTTGGATatccaaattttctaaaatctaatTTAGGATAATCTGAATATTGTATCATCAAACGTGTCGAATAGATCGCTAATAACTTGTGCATTAAATATGTTTCATATACATAGATAAACATCCAAGTCCTCACATCTACCTTTTCTCTTCCCAGATCTACGACTACTACGGCGTCGTCCTGGACATCCGCGTCCACATGGCGATAATCTTTGTACCGATCCTGCTGCCCACGCTCATCCGAAACCTCAAATACCTCGCCTGGTGCATGACCCTCGCGAACATCTGCATGATGCTCGGAATCTGCATCACAGCGTCGTACGCCGTCCGCGACTTGCCCTCGCTCAGCGAACGGGAATACTTCTCCAGCTGGCGCCAACTGCCACTGTACTTTGGAACCGCAATCTTTGCGTTCGAAGGAATAGCGCTGGTCCTTCCGCTGCACAACGCCATGCGAAAGCCGTCGGATTTTGGACGTCCGCTGGGTGTGCTGAACGTGGGAATGGCCATCGTGACGGTTATCTTCACCGTGCTGGGATTCCTCGGTTATCTCAAGTGGGGCGACGACGTCAAAAGTAGCCTTACGTTGAACCTGCCACCCGGGGACATTCTGGCCCAGAGCGTGAAGGTCATGGTCTCGCTGGGTATCCTGCTCGGCTATGCGCTCCAATTCTTCGTTGCGATCCAGATCATGCTGCCGTCGGTGCACTCTAAGATCGGCTACAGCAAGACACACCCCGTCCGGGTTGAGTTGGTCTTCCGGCTGGTGATGGTCCTGGTCACTTGTAAGTCCTGCTTGTATCCTTTTAGGCCAACCTTATTTTAATCCTTCATCTTTATTCCCACAGTTATCGTGGCCGAAAGCATTCTCAACGTGGGCGCGCTTATCTCCCTAATCGGTGCTCTCTGTTCGACAGCGCTGGCGTTGGTCTTCCCCCCGGTGCTGGAGATCATCCTGGGTTTGGCTCAGGGCGGAAAAATCTGTTGGATGGTGTGGCTCAAAAACAGTCTCATTCTTGTTCTGGCGATCTTCATCTTCCTCACCGGGACTTTCGAGAGTCTCAAAGAGCtgtgacactttttttttagaaatatttttatgatttattttgtgaTATTGTAAATGCAATTAAAGATTTTGCTTTCAAATAATATTGGTGTTTTCTTTTCCTgatgacaacaacaaaaaaacaaaccatccgCATTAACAACCCACTGATTTTGCTGTCTCTATTGTAAGTTCCTACTCggacctaggagtccgaaggcttgataaTGGAGAAAGCACCCAAGTCTGTTTATACTCCAAAGAAAGTGCTGATGCACGTCTGgcttccaccccgggattcgaactgacgatcgCGAGTCCAACAGCCGTCCAGCGACTCCAGCGGAGCAGACTTGGTTTGGagagggagacgactcctacacctggaatggcCTTACGACCTTACAACAACTGatgccgggaccgacgttttagtTCCCCATCTGATGGAAGGCTGGAGCAAATGATTTACTTCAAAGACTGAATGAATGTCAAttttttgtttcctttttttcaaaatcaaatcaaatcaaattatttgctctacagcattgccttggcgttctcgattgcgagattccttctcgaaactaggtatccgaaggcttgattgttgaggcaattgcaaacctctttttacaccttagcttccatccaccccgggattcgaactgacgacatttggattgtgagtccaactgcctaccagcgactacaccgaggcaggacccagggagacgactcctacacctggactgaactAACGACCTAACCATTAGGTTACTCCGGGGCCAACAtgtacttccccgtccgacggaaggcgtgatcagacaaatctcgtctcgaaaaatgccaccgggaccttctgggatcgaacccaggccgactgggtgagaggcaatcacgcttacccctacaccgagGTCCCGGCCATTTCTAAACAAAATCTTGGAAGGAGCGCATTGGCCCTTAATTCTTAAACATGTTAAAGGGGAATGATGctattttaactgaatgtattcactatatgaatgtaaggaaggcaccaaccacctaaaggtggatgaagtaacatttttttaaataagtttttttactgGATCGGTCAAATTTTACCGGCTTCCAGGTAATGTTTATGCAGGAtaagaaaataattttgcatagctgagaattttcttttttcaattgttgATTCAACCTtcaattgctgagatatggccatGCAATGAATGAATATTATGAGACATACCTCATTTTCTAGCCGgcaatattttggaaactattaATCATTTGCCTACCAACCAACATGTATCACAATTGAATAATAATGATTAAATAATTGAACGGTTTAAAATCATTCGTACAAATCATATCACTGTTTAATCTCGTATCATACCCTCTTAATCATAAGTGACTTAAGTTTTTCCCACCGTACGTCACAGACCTCTTGATCCAATTTGCCCCATCGAACCGTACCAAGTACAACAGAACACGTACGTAAACCCATCCACCCCCTACTCGGTTTCCCACTCCCCCAACGGAACAAGAATGCAAAACTCCTTATCACCGCCGAGAGTGCAACTACTGCAACCACTTGGTGACCGTCACAACACCACCACCCCGTGCAACAGTGGTTCAATTTCTCTCACTGATCGCACTTTTACTCTCGATTCTTGACGACATCATGGGAGACTGCTGCTACTAACTCCGGAGTAGTGTACAACGGTCAAGAACACACGGTTGAGGGTGGGAAAATCTCCCGCGCGCTTTACTTACTCAGCTTGCGAGGGGGTGGGACATGTGGGGTACAACGGGACCATTGGGTTTGAACTGCCCCTCGCACAGCTATCAAAACGCGCGTCGCGCGTTTTAAATCAGAGTTGCCGGTTTGTCCAAGTGGGGCCATTTGGCCCCACCTGCTCCCGCACGATAATCGATTGAGTATTTCAAGTGTGCGCGCGCGCGTAATTATGAGAAATCTGAGAGACTCTAAACTCTTATAAGCTGAACCGACACCAGTCGACTTATCAAACCAAACGTTTAGTTCTGTTCCGGACCTGGCGGCGATCGGCAAGAGtgcgaaattttttaaacaacgaAACGTGACAAACGAACGCGGGACGCGACCGACAGTTATTTTTGCTACAATACTGTGCCAGTGAACACTAAGGTAATAAATCAACGACTAATGTCACAAAACAACCCCGCCAATTATCACCTGAAGGCACTTCCCGCGAAAAAACGACAGTTATTGTGCGTTGTTTGAATATTAATTATCACGTCGCGTGGTGAAAGCTGCGCAAATATTTAGCAACCCTGTGGTGTCATCTGACCAGATTAGCCAAATTTAGTAAACTTCTTTGCGAAATAAAAAACCCGTATCTCAAATTACCTTCATCGACTACCGCCACCGCCACCAGGGGCAGCGAACCGAAAATTATGGTCGAAACGTGTTAAAAATAGAAGACTTGTACGAAATATTTTGCAGAAGAAATGTtgccgaaaaaaatatattcgagTTCATGTTTGACGGTTTGCGACCCGGCAGAAGACATCAACATCAacgcggtttttttttctttttcgccaGCTATTTATTTACTCCTAGCGATACAAACAACATTCGAATGTGCGCAAAACCTTTTGAATTATGCGTGTGTGTACAAATTTTCGCTTTTTGTTGTCATAGATTTGCACTCCGGCGTTCAATTCAAGTTATTACCTTACATGATGTTTGACAAGTGCGGTTAACATTGACACTGCGTGAGCTCGTTGACAGCTACAGGCCAGTTTGATAGCTAGCATCACCATAAACattgaaagaaagaaaaaacaggTGTATCACCCCACACCAATTGATACCATCCCGTTGGACTTGAGGCACGTTGAAGGCCAGCCACGTGGCTCTGTTTAGAACAGGTTGCAAAGAACGACGAGgcgttgtttacttttttttctatgaatttGCTCGATTCTAATCGCCTCTCGTTTGCGGCGGTGGTTTTCTACCGGAATGCACCAGCTGTGTGAATTGTTGGGTCAGGTGTAAGGTAGCGTAACGAACAGGTCGTGCTAATTAGCACTGCTATCGAAAGTGGCTGGAGTTATTTAATTCAAACTATAAAAGCGAATCAATCGTTCATTACTGGAAAAAGAACTGACATAGCTGATTTTGAACAGGCGAATGTCAAAATGCCGAGATTTATCAATGAATGGTTATCAAATAACAAACTGATCTTAATTATCTTCATTCTAGAAACAGTGAAATCAATGTAAaccatttaagaaaattttcatgttaaaaaaacatcaatgagTTTGAGAATGTCAAAACCCCGAGATTTATCAATGGTTATCAAATAACAAACAAACATGTCGGATTTGTTAACGCTGCATTCTAGAACCAAATCAATTCAATTATTAAAAGAACTGCTATGATTTCAATTTGTCAAAACGCCAAGATTTATCAATCAAGGGTAAATAAAAAGAAAGACTATGTTCGGAATGATGCACGCTACCGGATATGCAAATCGTTGCACAGTCTGCCTAATTGCCATCAACACCAGATCTAATCGTTTTCATCCGCCGATTGTCAGCTCTATTGAATAAGCGCTTCTTTCCGCAGATGCCCATCAATGTCTCGGTAGACGATCATCAACCGAATGGAACTAGCAACGGGACGGAAACTGTCAACGGCGGCGCCGTCAACAACGGTTTCGTACTGGAAGATCTCAACGGCAAGAGGACAACGGCTTCGAATGGCGCAGAACATCACCACGGACCACACCACGGACACGACCATCACTACCATCTGCACCACCACCACATTCGGGAGAAACCTGGCCATGACTACACGGAGGACGTCATCACGACGCACGGAGTCCAGCCCCATCACAAAACGACCTACGCGGAAACGATGATCCACATGCTCAAGGGCAACATCGGAACCGGATGCTTCGCGATGGGCGATGCGTTCAAGAACGGTGGACTTGTACTAGCCACGGTACTGACCTTGTTCATAGGCTTCGTGTGCGTCCACTGTCAGCACGTACTGCTGAACTGTGCCAAAAAGGTGCACAACGATCAACAGAACAAAGGCCGCCCGCCGGATTTTGCGGAAACTGTTGGTCTCTGCTTCGAACAAGGTCCACCAAGGTTCCAGCGATGGGCCAAACCCATGAAGATGGCCGTCAACATCTTCATCTGCGTGACCCAACTCGGCTTTTGCTGCATCTACTTTGTCTTCATCAGTTCGAACTTTAAGCAGATTTTCGATCGCTACGACATGGTTCTGGACGTACACTACCACATGGCGCTGCTGCTGATACCGATCATCCTTACCTCGATCATTACCAAGCTCAAGTTCCTCTCGTACTGCTCGATGCTGGCCAACGTGTGCATGTTTCTGGGCGTCGGCATCACGTTCTACTACGCCTCCATAGATCTGCCGCCGCTAACGGAACGTAACTTCGTCGCGGACTGGAACAAGCTACCGCTGTTCTTCGGCACGGCCGTCTTCGCCTTCGAGGGTATCGCTCTCGTCCTACCGCTTCAAAATGAAATGAAGAACCCACATGAGTTCCGCAAAACTTTCGGCGTACTCAACATCGGTATGGTGTTCATCATACTGCTGTTTACGGCTTTCGGATTCATCGGTTATCTACAGTGGGGCGAAGATGTCGCCGGAAGTATGACGCTCAACCTACCGGAAAACGA
This is a stretch of genomic DNA from Culex pipiens pallens isolate TS chromosome 1, TS_CPP_V2, whole genome shotgun sequence. It encodes these proteins:
- the LOC120413145 gene encoding proton-coupled amino acid transporter-like protein CG1139 isoform X2, with product MPINVSVDDHQPNGTSNGTETVNGGAVNNGFVLEDLNGKRTTASNGAEHHHGPHHGHDHHYHLHHHHIREKPGHDYTEDVITTHGVQPHHKTTYAETMIHMLKGNIGTGCFAMGDAFKNGGLVLATVLTLFIGFVCVHCQHVLLNCAKKVHNDQQNKGRPPDFAETVGLCFEQGPPRFQRWAKPMKMAVNIFICVTQLGFCCIYFVFISSNFKQIFDRYDMVLDVHYHMALLLIPIILTSIITKLKFLSYCSMLANVCMFLGVGITFYYASIDLPPLTERNFVADWNKLPLFFGTAVFAFEGIALVLPLQNEMKNPHEFRKTFGVLNIGMVFIILLFTAFGFIGYLQWGEDVAGSMTLNLPENEILAESVKVMISSGVLLGFALQFFVAIIIMWPSVECRLNITKHKTLSEMGFRVVMVLVTFVIAECVPNLSLFISLIGALCSTALALVFPPIIELIVAYTDPKQRPGRWMVAKNVVILVLALIGFFTGSYESLSNIVKQWL
- the LOC120412616 gene encoding proton-coupled amino acid transporter-like protein CG1139, with translation MPGLIDPSKKPPSSSEPLRKNGANGQSNPAFEMNDSEVGVTTGKDGKDSHGGDGGGGGHGIDSDHPTSYLETTMHIFKGNVGPGLYAMGQAFFNGGIVAAPILTVLLGITCIHSQHLLLNCAAKVKAKLPNAKQLPDFAETVELCFEHGPQRTRRLAKYMKMAVNVFICITQLGFCTVYFGFISNNLKQIYDYYGVVLDIRVHMAIIFVPILLPTLIRNLKYLAWCMTLANICMMLGICITASYAVRDLPSLSEREYFSSWRQLPLYFGTAIFAFEGIALVLPLHNAMRKPSDFGRPLGVLNVGMAIVTVIFTVLGFLGYLKWGDDVKSSLTLNLPPGDILAQSVKVMVSLGILLGYALQFFVAIQIMLPSVHSKIGYSKTHPVRVELVFRLVMVLVTFIVAESILNVGALISLIGALCSTALALVFPPVLEIILGLAQGGKICWMVWLKNSLILVLAIFIFLTGTFESLKEL
- the LOC120413145 gene encoding proton-coupled amino acid transporter-like protein CG1139 isoform X1, with translation MISICQNAKIYQSRMPINVSVDDHQPNGTSNGTETVNGGAVNNGFVLEDLNGKRTTASNGAEHHHGPHHGHDHHYHLHHHHIREKPGHDYTEDVITTHGVQPHHKTTYAETMIHMLKGNIGTGCFAMGDAFKNGGLVLATVLTLFIGFVCVHCQHVLLNCAKKVHNDQQNKGRPPDFAETVGLCFEQGPPRFQRWAKPMKMAVNIFICVTQLGFCCIYFVFISSNFKQIFDRYDMVLDVHYHMALLLIPIILTSIITKLKFLSYCSMLANVCMFLGVGITFYYASIDLPPLTERNFVADWNKLPLFFGTAVFAFEGIALVLPLQNEMKNPHEFRKTFGVLNIGMVFIILLFTAFGFIGYLQWGEDVAGSMTLNLPENEILAESVKVMISSGVLLGFALQFFVAIIIMWPSVECRLNITKHKTLSEMGFRVVMVLVTFVIAECVPNLSLFISLIGALCSTALALVFPPIIELIVAYTDPKQRPGRWMVAKNVVILVLALIGFFTGSYESLSNIVKQWL